One Eurosta solidaginis isolate ZX-2024a chromosome 5, ASM4086904v1, whole genome shotgun sequence DNA segment encodes these proteins:
- the TrpRS-m gene encoding tryptophan--tRNA ligase, mitochondrial isoform X2 yields the protein MNTIKLLSSLAARGGGRTILLLHHQARMGISMRSVQKAKDVVEEPIALRENIFQMAAAMLACGIDPEKSTLFVQSAVKEHAELSWILGCLTTMARLGHLPQYKEKTRAVKEMPLGLFVYPVLQAADIMLYKATHVPVGEDQVQHIQLTQHLANTFNRIYGNTFPICHAVISDKSAARIRSLRDPSKKMSKSDPDPKAVINLTDDADTIVEKVKKAVTDFCSDVHYNPDTRQGVSNLISIHSLLTGKSVQQICDEAKSIDTGKYKMRVAEQIVEHLRPIRNKINQQLVRRNELVYLLEMGAEKAREQAVITMAEVKQKLGLGAHPNMPTILEQKDEAKVPIKSKKPVQEMKKIGDVEVPVVPKQQLRVEKKQQMRIEIQSNVDVDIIAPPPKLEIKPTSNKTTTSNESSSGAVATKALVPRKTSDDTKMDQQQKEIKI from the exons ATGAATACAATAAAGCTATTGTCAAGTTTAGCTGCGCGTGGTGGAGGCAGAACCATTTTGCTTTTGCACCATCAGGCACGAATGGGTATATCAATGCGTTCCGTACAAAAAGCCAAGGATGTAGTTGAG GAACCAATTGCTTTGCGCGAGAATATATTTCAAATGGCTGCAGCAATGTTGGCTTGTGGTATTGATCCCGAGAAATCGACGCTTTTCGTGCAGTCAGCTGTGAAAGAGCATGCTGAACTAAGCTGGATTTTGGGTTGCTTAACAACTATGGCGCGTCTAGGACATTTGCCACAGTACAAGGAGAAAACGCGCGCTGTCAAGGAAATGCCATTAGGATTGTTTGTATATCCTGTGCTGCAGGCGGCGGATATAATGCTATACAA AGCTACACATGTACCCGTTGGTGAAGATCAAGTGCAACACATACAACTCACTCAACATTTGGCAAACACATTCAACCGCATATATGGGAATACTTTTCCCATTTGTCATGCTGTCATTAGTGATAAATCCGCAGCACGCATACGTTCTTTACGTGATCCCAGTAAAAAAATGTCCAAGTCTGATCCTGATCCCAAAGCTGTAATTAATCTAACCGATGATGCAGATACAATTGTGGAGAAAGTCAAAAAGGCAGTCACAGACTTTTGTTCCGATGTACATTACAATCCGGACACACGTCAAGGTGTTAGCAATCTTATATCAATACATTCGCTTCTTACCGGCAAGAGTGTACAACAAATATGCGATGAAGCGAAAAGTATAGATACTGGTAAATATAAAATGCGTGTCGCTGAACAGATTGTCGAACATTTACGTCCCATACGCAATAAAATTAATCAACAATTGGTGCGACGTAATGAATTGGTTTATTTGTTGGAAATGGGCGCCGAGAAAGCGCGTGAACAAGCTGTCATCACCATGGCAGAAGTTAAGCAAAAATTAGGATTGGGTGCACATCCTAACATGCCTACCATACTGGAGCAAAAGGATGAAGCTAAAGTGCCAATTAAATCTAAAAAGCCTGtgcaagaaatgaaaaaaattggcgATGTTGAAGTACCAGTGGTGCCTAAACAACAGCTGCGCGTTGAAAAGAAACAACAAATGCGTATAGAAATTCAATCAAATGTTGATGTGGACATAATAGCACCGCCGCCAAAATTAGAGATTAAGCCAACGTCTAATAAAACAACCACAAGTAATGAATCATCATCGGGCGCAGTTGCGACGAAGGCATTGGTGCCAAGAAAGACTTCGGATGACACAAAAATGGATCAACAGCAAAAGGAGATTAAAATTTAg
- the LOC137253950 gene encoding dihydrolipoyl dehydrogenase, mitochondrial — translation MQCTLRNFITVTIKTPLCTNGAILGALNGRFYSSTHEADLVVIGSGPGGYVAAIKAAQLGLKTVSVEKNPTLGGTCLNVGCIPSKSLLNNSHYYHMAHSGDLANRGINCGSVSLDLEKLMGQKVNSVKALTGGIAQLFKKNKVTQLTGYGTIVSPNEVQVKKDDGSIETVKTKNIMIATGSEVTPFPGIEIDEEVIVSSTGALSLKQVPEKMVVIGAGVIGLELGSVWSRLGAEVTAVEFIDTIGGAGIDTEVSKTFQKVLVKQGLKFLLGTKVMAAQRSGSNVTVTVENAKSGEKQDISCDALLVCVGRRPFTEGLGLETVGIVKDDKGRVPVNANFQTTVPSIYAIGDCIHGPMLAHKAEDEGIICVEGILGGPVHIDYNCVPSVVYTHPEVAWVGKSEEQLKQEGVEYKVGKFPFLANSRAKTNNETDGFVKVLADKATDRVLGTHIIGPNAGELINEAVLAMEYGAAAEDIARVCHAHPTCAEALREANVAAAFGKPINF, via the exons ACCCCGCTATGCACAAATGGCGCTATATTGGGTGCGTTGAATGGCCGTTTCTACTCGAGCACACATGAGGCCGATTTGGTGGTGATCGGTTCTGGTCCAGGCGGCTATGTAGCTGCCATCAAAGCTGCCCAATTGGGTTTGAAA ACCGTTAGCGTTGAGAAAAATCCCACATTGGGTGGTACCTGCCTCAATGTTGGTTGCATTCCTTCAAAATCGTTGCTAAATAATTCCCACTACTATCACATGGCGCATTCGGGTGATTTGGCAAATCGTGGCATTAATTGTGGCAGCGTATCTTTGGATTTGGAGAAACTCATGGGACAAAAAGTTAACTCTGTCAAAGCACTTACTGGTGGTATTGCTCAGTTATTCAAAAAGAACAAAGTTACACAACTGACGGGATATGGTACCATTGTCAGTCCCAACGAAGTGCAAGTAAAAAAAGATGATGGCAGCATTGAAACTGTAAAAACCAAAAACATCATGATCGCCACAGGCAGTGAAGTAACGCCATTCCCTGGTATTGAg ATTGACGAAGAAGTCATCGTTTCGAGTACTGGTGCACTCTCACTCAAACAAGTACCAGAGAAAATGGTTGTTATTGGCGCCGGTGTTATTGGTTTGGAATTGGGTTCAGTATGGTCACGCTTAGGTGCTGAAGTTACAGCTGTTGAATTCATTGACACCATAGGCGGTGCTGGCATAGATACTGAGGTATCCAAGACTTTCCAGAAAGTACTGGTCAAACAAGGTTTAAAATTTTTGCTGGGCACTAAGGTGATGGCTGCACAGCGCAGTGGTAGCAACGTTACGGTAACTGTGGAGAATGCTAAATCTGGTGAAAAGCAAGATATTTCTTGCGATGCATTGTTAGTATGTGTTGGCCGTCGTCCATTCACCGAAGGTCTTGGCCTTGAAACTGTTGGCATTGTTAAAGATGATAAGGGTCGCGTTCCAGTGAATGCCAATTTCCAAACAACTGTACCCAGTATTTATGCTATTGGTGACTGCATACATGGTCCTATGTTGGCACACAAAGCTGAAGATGAGGGCATAATTTGCGTAGAAGGCATACTTGGAGGACCTGTACATATCGATTATAATTGCGTGCCAAGTGTTGTGTATACACATCCCGAGGTAGCGTGGGTAGGCAAATCAGAGGAGCAATTGAAGCAAGAAGGCGTTGAATATAAAGTTGGCAAATTCCCCTTCTTGGCTAATTCACGCGCTAAGACCAATAATGAGACAGATGGTTTCGTTAAAGTATTAGCCGATAAAGCGACCGATCGTGTGTTGGGAACACATATTATTGGACCA AATGCCGGTGAACTGATTAACGAAGCTGTGCTGGCGATGGAATATGGTGCTGCCGCTGAGGATATTGCCCGTGTCTGCCATGCCCATCCT ACTTGCGCTGAAGCTCTACGTGAAGCGAATGTTGCTGCCGCCTTTGGTAAACCAATTAACTTCTAA
- the TrpRS-m gene encoding tryptophan--tRNA ligase, mitochondrial isoform X1, protein MNTIKLLSSLAARGGGRTILLLHHQARMGISMRSVQKAKDVVETTDYPRRVFSGIQPSGALHLGNYLGAVQNWTRLQNAKEEVTFCIVDMHAMTVPPEPIALRENIFQMAAAMLACGIDPEKSTLFVQSAVKEHAELSWILGCLTTMARLGHLPQYKEKTRAVKEMPLGLFVYPVLQAADIMLYKATHVPVGEDQVQHIQLTQHLANTFNRIYGNTFPICHAVISDKSAARIRSLRDPSKKMSKSDPDPKAVINLTDDADTIVEKVKKAVTDFCSDVHYNPDTRQGVSNLISIHSLLTGKSVQQICDEAKSIDTGKYKMRVAEQIVEHLRPIRNKINQQLVRRNELVYLLEMGAEKAREQAVITMAEVKQKLGLGAHPNMPTILEQKDEAKVPIKSKKPVQEMKKIGDVEVPVVPKQQLRVEKKQQMRIEIQSNVDVDIIAPPPKLEIKPTSNKTTTSNESSSGAVATKALVPRKTSDDTKMDQQQKEIKI, encoded by the exons ATGAATACAATAAAGCTATTGTCAAGTTTAGCTGCGCGTGGTGGAGGCAGAACCATTTTGCTTTTGCACCATCAGGCACGAATGGGTATATCAATGCGTTCCGTACAAAAAGCCAAGGATGTAGTTGAG ACCACAGATTATCCACGTAGGGTTTTCTCAGGCATACAACCGTCAGGTGCCTTGCATTTGGGCAACTATTTGGGAGCTGTCCAAAATTGGACTAGATTGCAGAATGCTAAAGAGGAGGTCACATTTTGTATTGTGGATATGCATGCGATGACAGTGCCACCG GAACCAATTGCTTTGCGCGAGAATATATTTCAAATGGCTGCAGCAATGTTGGCTTGTGGTATTGATCCCGAGAAATCGACGCTTTTCGTGCAGTCAGCTGTGAAAGAGCATGCTGAACTAAGCTGGATTTTGGGTTGCTTAACAACTATGGCGCGTCTAGGACATTTGCCACAGTACAAGGAGAAAACGCGCGCTGTCAAGGAAATGCCATTAGGATTGTTTGTATATCCTGTGCTGCAGGCGGCGGATATAATGCTATACAA AGCTACACATGTACCCGTTGGTGAAGATCAAGTGCAACACATACAACTCACTCAACATTTGGCAAACACATTCAACCGCATATATGGGAATACTTTTCCCATTTGTCATGCTGTCATTAGTGATAAATCCGCAGCACGCATACGTTCTTTACGTGATCCCAGTAAAAAAATGTCCAAGTCTGATCCTGATCCCAAAGCTGTAATTAATCTAACCGATGATGCAGATACAATTGTGGAGAAAGTCAAAAAGGCAGTCACAGACTTTTGTTCCGATGTACATTACAATCCGGACACACGTCAAGGTGTTAGCAATCTTATATCAATACATTCGCTTCTTACCGGCAAGAGTGTACAACAAATATGCGATGAAGCGAAAAGTATAGATACTGGTAAATATAAAATGCGTGTCGCTGAACAGATTGTCGAACATTTACGTCCCATACGCAATAAAATTAATCAACAATTGGTGCGACGTAATGAATTGGTTTATTTGTTGGAAATGGGCGCCGAGAAAGCGCGTGAACAAGCTGTCATCACCATGGCAGAAGTTAAGCAAAAATTAGGATTGGGTGCACATCCTAACATGCCTACCATACTGGAGCAAAAGGATGAAGCTAAAGTGCCAATTAAATCTAAAAAGCCTGtgcaagaaatgaaaaaaattggcgATGTTGAAGTACCAGTGGTGCCTAAACAACAGCTGCGCGTTGAAAAGAAACAACAAATGCGTATAGAAATTCAATCAAATGTTGATGTGGACATAATAGCACCGCCGCCAAAATTAGAGATTAAGCCAACGTCTAATAAAACAACCACAAGTAATGAATCATCATCGGGCGCAGTTGCGACGAAGGCATTGGTGCCAAGAAAGACTTCGGATGACACAAAAATGGATCAACAGCAAAAGGAGATTAAAATTTAg